One Salvelinus alpinus chromosome 9, SLU_Salpinus.1, whole genome shotgun sequence genomic window, TACCAACCCAAACTCAACGTAGGGAGCTTTACCAGCAACCTCAACTGGCCATATCCCTTATCTCATCATAATACAGGACTATAATGAACACTACTTCTGTATTAGTGACAGAAACACAATGAACATTGAAGCCATTCTGTCTAAACGTGTGTCATTGGAGTGTAGCTCTTCCAAACTTAATAGTGAATAGTATGTACTTCGTCTTTTTGTTGAAAAGTATAGGCCTACCGCAAGCCACTTAAACATGTATTAAAGTGCTCTTTTCCCTACGTAATCTATTTCCCTGTAATATTGCCCAAACTGTATTATTTTGTACGATATATGTACATATCATATTTTACAAGTTGTTTGTTACGTATACTGAACAaagatataaacacaacatgcaacaatttccaagATTTTACTGAGATACAGCTCATATAACATCAGCACACGTGACCTGCGGTTGTAAggtcggttggatgtactgccaaattctctaaaacaacattggaggcggcttatggtagagaaatgaacaatcAAATTATGTGGCAACAGCTCTGTGGGACATTCCTGCaggcagcatgccaattgcatgctccctcaaaacttgagacatctgtgacattgtgttgtgtgacaaaagtgGCCatatattgtccccagcacaatgtgcacctgtgtaatgatcaatctgtttaatcagcttcttgatatgtcacacctgtcaggtggatgaattatcatggcaaaggagaaatgctcactaacagggatgtaaacaaatttgtgcacaacatttgagagaaataagctttttgtggctatgggacatttctgggatcttttatttctgctcatggaacatgggaccaacactttacatgttacgttcatatttttgttcagtatatgttttCAAAGTTACCTGGACACATCTCTGATTAAAATAAGGCACTAGGTCATACTGTAAACAAACACACCCAACACTTAATACAGCTAATTTGTATTGGAACAATAAGAAACAGGTTTTTCCATGTTTCcacacataattggcatataggCAGATGTAGTCTTTGTGGTATGTCCCTTTAACAAGTCACCAGACCAGAGGATCCCTTCTGTGAGAGAGCAAACACTAAGGGAAGCCTGCTCTCTAAGAGTTAGGTAACCCAGTGTACTGTCCAAAGCCTGGCATAACCTGTATGTGGATCCTTCTGCTGGTTGTTCATCTGCTTCAATCCAGCACATCCTAATATCTCACTAGGgttccagagaggagagaggggctggagctGTTCCAAACATCAAAGGCAGACCCATACTGGTGAGTTTTCATTTAATTTAATATGACTTTTTTTTACCAATCTGGAGCAAACACAGTACAATCCAAATATGTTTGTATTTTCTAAGGTTTGGGTTCCATTAGGGTTGGGTACCATCAACACTTATGTACCTTCAACCCCTGTTATTACACAAGTATACTTTTGTAACTTTTATGTCAATTATCATTTCTACAACAATAAACTATACTGTTGTTATCACATGTTCAGGTTATAAGGGAAACCACCCTCTAACCTAGTCCTGTAGATATGGGGAAGATAGAGAGCAAACAACCAGCCCCGGACATTCCCAAGATAATCTCAACCTGGTGGGAGAGGCTACAGAAGAAGCCACCAGCTCCAACCATGACCATTCCAAACATGAACTTTAACTTCCCAACCCtgtggggaaggagagagagcaagCTACCAGACCCAGACATACCCAGTATATTCTCCACTCTGTGGAGAACCCCCCAAAACCCCAACGATTTTGTCCCTCTATTCAACGACTGTGTGGGGATAGCTGCAGCTAGGACCCAAGAGTACCTCCTGTTCCTGGACCCAGAGGACAAGTTCCAGCCTAGCCCGGCAGCCCTCAATGACATCTTTCTAATGACCTACATCACCCAGAGCAGCCACCTCCACATGACCGACTCCTTCAACTGCACCACCATGACCAAGCAGCAGCGCATCCTCCTGGGTGCTGACTGGGTGTGGGCTGTGCTGGAGAGGCCCACCAAGAACCCTCGCATCCAGATCGCCGTGCAGATCCTGCACCTGcccgagagggagggagggccagcCGAGGACATCCCCCCGGAGGTGTACACTGAATCCATGCAGATGGCCAAGATGGAGTCTGCTCATAAGAACAAGGCAGAGAGGATGGTGGATTTCTGTGCCTCCATCGGTAATGACTGCTAcgccctctttctcctctttggCCGCAAAGGCGACCCGGGCAACATCTACGGGGTGCTGAGCAACAACTTTCATGCTGCTATAGGGAAGACTAAGATCAACCGTGCACTCATTGAGAATTTCTTTAAAGGGTCCAGGTACTTACACACGCCCACTGGAATGCTACAGGCTATTGTCACCAAGAGAGATTCTGACCCTTTAACTTTGCTCATCAAGTTTACCTGACCAGTGTGATCGATGACAGAGCAGCCATATGGGACCTTTCAGATGACTCTGTTTACTGTAGTGTTTCACATGGGAGGATGGACTGTTGTGGTTGGTGGGTTTATGCTTGCCTGGGACTTGGGGACCCTGTGTGCTGAAAATGGCCTGTGTCCATGTCTCATTTGTGGACTACTGACCCATGCCTGCTGACAGCTGCTCACACCCCTGTGGTTAGTATTTCTGTTAgagctctattcaatcagatccgctttagccgACAACCGCATAGCGGTTCTTTTGGCAGTGTCGGAGATGaaactgcgttagagctgtcaaatccaaaAGCGGCTCCTGacattatacctaaagcggacattgccattggctgcacagtGTCACATTAAGAGAAATACCaggcagccttgtttacaagttggaacactggaatgtgagatggaatctacacctccattaagATGATAGAAACCCTCATTATTTAGTTGGatgattttcaatttgagcgtcattatttctatatagcctacactttctccttCTGAACTTCTAACGGAAGTGGGACTGGTGTGGCTTTGTGACAAagatcaagagcagctgctcaacgatttgacagctccaatgcagttacacctccgacacagccaaaacatcagctatgcagGTGTCGGTTATTGCCAGTTAACGcatgatctgattgaatctaggccttaatgGACTTAACACTTCACTGGCATTGCACTTATGTGGAAATTCACACAaactacctacagtggggagaacaagtatttgatacactgccgattttgcaggttttcctacttacaaagcatgtagaggtctgtaatttttatcataggtacacttcaactgtgagagacggaatctaaaacaaaaatccagaaaatcacattgtatgatttttaagtaattaattagcattttattgcatgacataagtatttgatcacctaccaaccagtaagaattccggctctcacagacctgttagtttttctttaagaagccctcctgctctccactcattacctgtattaactgcacctgtttgaactcgttacctgtataaaagacacctgtccacacactcaatcaaacatactccaacctctccatggccaagaccagagagctgtgtaaggacatcagggataaaattgtagacctgcacaaggctgggatgggctacaggacaataggcaagcagcttggtaagaaggcaacaactgttggcgcaattattagaaaatggaagaagttcaagatgacggtcaatcacccttggtctggggctccatgcaagatctcacctcgtggggcatcaatgatcatgaggaatgtgagggatcagcccagaactacacggcaggacctggtcaatgacctgaagagagctgggaccacagtctcaaagaaaaccattagtaacacaccacgccatcatggattaaaatcctgcagcgcacgcaaggtccccctgctcaagccagcgcatgtccaggcccgtctgaagtttgccaatgaccatctggatgatccagaggaggaatgggagaaggtcatgtggtctgatgagacaaaaatagagctttttggtctaaactccactcgccgtgtttggaggaagaagaaggatgagtacaaccccaagaacaccatcccaaccgtgaagcatggaggtggaaacatcattctttggggatgcctttctgcaatggggacaggacgactgcaccgtattgaggggaggatggatggggccatgtattgcgagatcttggccaacaacctccttccctcagtaagagcattgaagatgggtcgtggctgggtcttccagcatgacaacgacccaaaacacacagccagggcaactaagtagtggctccgtaagaagcatctcaaggtcctggagtggcctagccagtctccagacctgaacccaatagaaaatctttggagggagctgaaagtccgtattgcccagcgacagccccgaaacctgaaggatctggagaagttctgtatggaggagtgggccaaaatccctgctgcagtgtgtgcaaacctggtcaagaactacaggaaacgtatgatctctgtaattgcaaacaaaggtttctgtaccaaatattaagttctgcttttctgatgtatcaaatacttatgtcatgcaataaaatgcaaattaattacttaaaaatcatacaatgtgattttctggatttttgttttagattccgtctctcacagttgaagtgtacctatgataaaaattacaaacctctacatgctttgtaagtaggaaaacctgcataattggcagtgtatcaaatacttgttctccccactgtatctgctaTCACTACTCATTGACATTAACACCTCTGTACAGCTTATGTTGACATGGAAACTATGATTTGCCAcaaaatatttttgtattttctagGATGGACTTAATGACTGAACACATTGTGATAGCTTCACCCAAAACCTAATTCTAAGTTCATTTGATTAAGGCGGATTGTTCTCTTAAAGTTGAGTCAAAGTAGGAAATAACAGGATGGGGAGTTcaaaaataaatgaaatgtaTATTTCTGTATGTCTTGAGTTATCTTGTTTAGAGGAGGATTATTTATGTTGAGGATTATGCTCAGTGGTAAGTAGCATAATGTAAATGAAGGGATTTGTGTTTAAATATGCAGGTTTGCTAAGGCCTTATGTTATGTATACACACTGTGGTGCCGAGAATAACACT contains:
- the rep15 gene encoding rab15 effector protein, which translates into the protein MGKIESKQPAPDIPKIISTWWERLQKKPPAPTMTIPNMNFNFPTLWGRRESKLPDPDIPSIFSTLWRTPQNPNDFVPLFNDCVGIAAARTQEYLLFLDPEDKFQPSPAALNDIFLMTYITQSSHLHMTDSFNCTTMTKQQRILLGADWVWAVLERPTKNPRIQIAVQILHLPEREGGPAEDIPPEVYTESMQMAKMESAHKNKAERMVDFCASIGNDCYALFLLFGRKGDPGNIYGVLSNNFHAAIGKTKINRALIENFFKGSRYLHTPTGMLQAIVTKRDSDPLTLLIKFT